From one Vicinamibacteria bacterium genomic stretch:
- a CDS encoding class II glutamine amidotransferase produces the protein MAYSGAPVALEELLFKPKHSLIDQSMSSHSPETPTNGDGFGVGWYDARGRAGLFRSIRPAWNDFNLRETCAIVESPLFLAHVRATSQATVQETNCHPFRYGRWLFVHNGEIQEIEKLRRELLFRVDPRLFSNISGTTDSEVMFFLALTFGLESDPVGAVQAMAGFVEEVARKIGVSDPLWMTLGFSDGEKLYAVRYATDGDAPTLYHSRAMEDLYELNPALRDRFSADARAIVSEPPGEAASGWTEIPQSSVAIVERGEIVYRPFEPRYA, from the coding sequence ATGGCGTACTCGGGGGCTCCAGTGGCCCTCGAAGAGCTTTTGTTCAAGCCCAAGCACTCCCTCATCGATCAGAGCATGAGCTCTCACTCACCAGAAACGCCCACGAACGGAGACGGGTTCGGCGTAGGTTGGTACGACGCACGCGGACGGGCGGGACTTTTTCGCAGCATCCGACCGGCATGGAACGACTTCAACTTGCGGGAGACCTGCGCGATCGTCGAGTCTCCCTTGTTTCTGGCGCACGTCCGCGCGACCTCCCAAGCGACCGTCCAGGAGACGAACTGCCATCCGTTCCGCTACGGCCGCTGGCTCTTCGTCCACAATGGCGAGATTCAGGAGATCGAGAAGCTCCGGAGGGAGCTTCTGTTCCGCGTCGACCCTCGTTTGTTTTCTAACATCTCGGGAACGACCGATTCCGAGGTGATGTTCTTTCTGGCCCTGACCTTCGGGCTCGAGAGCGATCCGGTTGGCGCAGTACAAGCGATGGCAGGCTTCGTGGAGGAGGTGGCGCGTAAGATCGGCGTTTCCGATCCCCTCTGGATGACGCTCGGATTCAGCGACGGCGAGAAACTCTACGCCGTGCGCTACGCGACCGACGGCGACGCTCCCACGCTCTACCACAGCCGAGCGATGGAGGATCTCTACGAGCTCAACCCGGCTCTGCGTGACCGATTCTCCGCGGACGCCCGAGCCATCGTCTCCGAGCCTCCGGGAGAAGCGGCCTCCGGGTGGACCGAGATTCCTCAGAGCAGCGTCGCCATCGTCGAGCGCGGAGAGATCGTGTATCGACCCTTCGAGCCACGTTACGCATGA